From the genome of Colwellia psychrerythraea 34H, one region includes:
- a CDS encoding acyltransferase, producing the protein MLNFLPAKLIGFISFSLYILNTIFWLLPILVFSLFKALIPLTFSKKIFSYLLDLMASNWVATNSIIQKLFTKTNIVVTGLEALKINDWYLVLANHQSWVDIVVLQRALHGNIPFLKFFLKKELIYVPLLGLAWWALDFPFMKRYSQAFLKKNPHLRGKDLATTRKACAKFKHKPVSVMNFIEGTRFTQKKHDKQGSPFQHMLKPKSGGISFVLDAMGEHLTKIVDVTIYYPDGIPNFSDFIYGEVEKVHIDIQTFDIASELGHINFSDRNDRIAFQKWLTQFWHDKDARLENMRQQYNAQRDD; encoded by the coding sequence ATGCTAAATTTCTTACCAGCCAAATTGATCGGTTTTATATCCTTTTCCCTTTATATCCTTAATACCATATTTTGGCTGTTACCTATTTTAGTTTTTTCCCTGTTTAAAGCGTTAATTCCATTAACTTTCTCCAAAAAAATATTTAGTTACTTACTTGATTTAATGGCCAGTAATTGGGTGGCAACAAATAGCATAATTCAAAAGTTATTTACTAAAACAAATATCGTGGTGACAGGTTTAGAAGCGCTTAAAATTAATGATTGGTATTTGGTGTTAGCAAATCATCAAAGTTGGGTTGATATTGTCGTTTTACAACGAGCTTTACACGGCAATATTCCCTTTTTAAAATTCTTCCTAAAAAAAGAACTTATTTATGTCCCCCTATTAGGACTGGCTTGGTGGGCTCTCGATTTTCCTTTTATGAAACGATATAGCCAAGCTTTCTTGAAGAAGAATCCTCATCTACGTGGTAAAGACTTAGCAACAACTCGAAAAGCATGTGCTAAGTTCAAACACAAACCAGTTAGTGTGATGAATTTTATTGAAGGTACGCGTTTTACTCAAAAAAAGCATGATAAGCAAGGTTCTCCTTTTCAACATATGTTGAAGCCAAAGTCAGGTGGTATCTCTTTTGTATTAGATGCAATGGGTGAGCATTTGACCAAAATAGTTGACGTTACTATCTATTATCCCGATGGAATTCCAAATTTCAGTGATTTTATCTACGGAGAGGTGGAGAAGGTACACATTGATATCCAGACCTTCGATATTGCTAGTGAGTTAGGTCATATCAATTTTTCAGATCGAAATGATAGAATTGCTTTTCAAAAATGGTTAACGCAATTTTGGCATGATAAAGATGCAAGACTTGAGAACATGAGACAGCAATATAATGCCCAACGTGATGACTAA
- the proB gene encoding glutamate 5-kinase: protein MNFNRAVIKVGSALVAPTSDGCSGQYILAIAQFITKCQQQGKEIILVSSGGVAAGRTIIQHGSPKLSLSTKKAMASVGQMQMMANWQRFFDIPCSQILITQNDLADRERFISIQETIKIQLANGVLPIVNENDTVTTKALAIGDNDNIAALVAQACEADSLFILSDIDGVFTKDPNIHDDAVLIPNIDKITDEIYAMAGTSRNPLASGGMKTKIQAAEKAVEHGINTYIVNGSKSEVFSSLLAKVNPGTRFAADKDIITAKKHWLKHTLKSRGKIKLDPGAVNAVVNKGASLLPSGIKSVTNRFKAGDAIDLVDASNNAVIAKGITLYSHYDLKRIMGKHSNDITDILGHDQGDVVVHRDDMVIL from the coding sequence ATGAACTTTAATAGAGCTGTAATCAAAGTAGGTAGTGCCTTAGTTGCACCGACTAGCGATGGTTGTAGTGGCCAATACATCTTAGCAATTGCACAATTCATTACCAAATGCCAACAGCAAGGTAAGGAAATTATTTTAGTTTCATCTGGCGGTGTGGCAGCTGGCCGTACTATCATTCAACATGGCTCACCAAAGCTCTCGCTTTCCACTAAAAAAGCCATGGCAAGCGTTGGTCAGATGCAAATGATGGCTAATTGGCAGCGTTTTTTTGATATCCCTTGTAGCCAGATACTCATCACTCAAAATGATTTAGCCGATAGAGAACGCTTTATCAGCATTCAAGAAACAATAAAAATTCAATTAGCCAATGGTGTACTACCTATCGTTAATGAGAATGATACCGTCACCACAAAAGCACTCGCTATCGGCGATAATGACAATATTGCCGCGTTAGTTGCCCAGGCATGTGAAGCAGACAGTTTATTCATATTAAGTGATATTGATGGTGTATTTACCAAAGACCCAAATATCCATGACGATGCCGTATTAATCCCTAATATCGATAAGATTACCGATGAAATTTATGCCATGGCTGGCACAAGTCGTAATCCTTTAGCGAGCGGAGGCATGAAAACCAAAATACAAGCCGCTGAAAAAGCCGTTGAACACGGCATAAACACCTATATAGTCAACGGCTCGAAAAGTGAGGTATTTAGCTCACTTTTAGCAAAAGTTAATCCAGGCACTCGTTTTGCCGCAGATAAAGATATTATTACCGCTAAAAAGCACTGGCTTAAACACACATTAAAAAGTCGAGGTAAAATTAAACTCGACCCCGGTGCAGTTAATGCGGTTGTGAACAAAGGTGCTTCTTTATTACCTTCTGGTATAAAATCAGTGACTAATAGATTTAAAGCAGGTGATGCAATCGATCTAGTTGATGCAAGCAATAATGCGGTGATCGCCAAAGGAATTACTTTATATAGTCACTATGACTTAAAAAGAATTATGGGCAAACACAGTAATGATATCACCGATATTTTAGGCCATGACCAAGGCGATGTTGTGGTTCACCGTGATGATATGGTTATAT
- a CDS encoding mechanosensitive ion channel family protein, protein MNELISIWLSEQGISSKYLASSATAVGIGMILLISSLSYYIAKHQVLGLMNKIIINSKNTWDDALMEHGVLSRMALLLPLVLMLFLTPLILETTSIASTLLILLSKVLLTFQISRCISALLNVSRSIYKESAKQRFLPLSAIIQIIKLALYLVTSIIIISLIIDRSPVYLLSGLGALTAVLLLVFQDTIKGLVASIQISANRMVVAGDWVELPKYGADGDVLEIGLSTVKIENFDKTITTVPTYALISDSFKNWRNMYHTGARRIKRTIIIDIASIDFCSAEKINQLTNAYLLQDYLSDKKQELAQSEHGHNSGEITQSFTSLNSRQLTNIGTFRAYITKYLQQNSHIRNDLTCMVRQLTATQTGLPLEIYCFANTTDWLAYETIQADIFDHLFAIAPQFDLRVFQHPSGHDWQQNS, encoded by the coding sequence ATGAATGAACTGATCAGTATTTGGTTGAGTGAGCAAGGTATCAGCTCGAAATATTTAGCCAGTAGCGCAACTGCTGTCGGTATTGGTATGATTTTGTTGATTTCTAGCCTAAGTTATTATATTGCGAAACATCAAGTCTTAGGTTTGATGAATAAGATCATTATTAATAGTAAAAATACCTGGGATGATGCATTGATGGAGCATGGCGTGCTCAGTCGAATGGCTTTACTACTACCGCTAGTATTAATGCTCTTCTTAACGCCACTTATCTTAGAAACCACCAGTATTGCCAGTACTTTACTCATTTTATTGAGTAAAGTGTTACTTACTTTTCAAATTTCACGTTGTATTAGCGCCTTACTTAATGTCAGTCGAAGCATCTATAAAGAAAGTGCCAAGCAACGGTTTTTACCGTTAAGCGCTATTATTCAAATCATTAAATTAGCTTTATATTTAGTGACCAGTATTATCATTATTTCGCTTATCATTGACCGCTCACCGGTTTATCTATTAAGTGGTTTAGGTGCTTTGACCGCGGTACTCTTGTTAGTTTTTCAAGACACCATTAAAGGTTTGGTTGCTAGTATTCAAATATCAGCGAATAGAATGGTTGTTGCTGGCGACTGGGTTGAGTTACCCAAATATGGTGCCGATGGCGATGTGCTAGAAATAGGTCTAAGTACGGTGAAAATAGAAAATTTTGATAAAACCATTACCACAGTACCTACTTACGCGCTGATTAGTGATTCCTTTAAAAACTGGCGCAATATGTATCATACCGGCGCACGACGGATTAAGCGTACCATTATTATTGATATTGCTAGTATTGATTTCTGTAGTGCTGAAAAAATAAACCAACTGACTAATGCGTATTTATTACAAGATTACCTTAGTGATAAAAAGCAAGAGCTGGCACAGAGCGAACACGGCCACAACAGCGGTGAGATCACCCAATCGTTTACTTCTTTAAATAGTCGACAACTGACTAACATAGGAACTTTTCGAGCTTATATTACCAAGTACTTACAACAAAATAGTCATATTCGTAATGATCTTACGTGTATGGTGAGGCAGTTAACCGCCACGCAAACTGGCTTGCCATTGGAAATTTACTGTTTTGCTAACACCACTGATTGGCTTGCTTACGAGACAATCCAAGCTGATATCTTTGATCACCTTTTTGCCATAGCACCACAGTTTGATTTGCGTGTTTTTCAACATCCTAGTGGACATGACTGGCAACAGAATTCATAA